The following are encoded together in the Variovorax sp. PBS-H4 genome:
- a CDS encoding zinc-dependent alcohol dehydrogenase yields MPAIHSRVAPGESWACWVEAPGRAGLRQATLATPGPGDVLVRALHSGISRGTELLVFRGEVPESEHERMRAPFQEGSFPAPLKYGYASVGVVEQGPQALLGRTVFCLYPHQTRYVVPAEAVHPLPEGLPPARAVLAANMETAVNALWDAAPRVGDRISVVGAGVVGLLAAWLAGRMPGCEVEVVDTNPERRAVAERLGVDFASPQHARPDADLVIHASGNAEGLATALRLAAFEATVLEMSWYGRQAVTLPLGEAFHSRRLTLRSSQVGHVSLPQRARWSHGRRLALALALLRDPALDALLTDAAPFEELPAVLQRLAAGAPQTLCHRIDYS; encoded by the coding sequence ATGCCAGCAATTCACTCTCGCGTCGCCCCTGGCGAGTCCTGGGCCTGCTGGGTCGAGGCGCCGGGCCGTGCCGGCTTGCGGCAGGCCACGCTGGCCACGCCCGGGCCGGGCGACGTGCTGGTGCGCGCGTTGCACAGCGGCATCAGCCGCGGGACCGAGCTGCTGGTGTTTCGCGGCGAGGTGCCCGAGAGCGAGCACGAGCGAATGCGCGCGCCTTTCCAGGAGGGCAGTTTCCCCGCGCCGCTCAAGTACGGGTATGCCAGCGTGGGCGTGGTCGAGCAGGGGCCGCAGGCGCTGCTCGGGCGCACGGTCTTCTGCCTCTATCCGCACCAGACCCGCTACGTGGTGCCGGCCGAGGCAGTGCACCCGCTGCCCGAAGGCCTGCCGCCTGCGCGCGCCGTGCTGGCGGCCAACATGGAGACGGCCGTCAACGCGCTGTGGGATGCGGCGCCACGCGTCGGGGATCGCATCTCGGTCGTGGGCGCGGGCGTGGTGGGGCTGCTCGCGGCATGGCTGGCCGGCCGCATGCCCGGTTGCGAGGTCGAGGTCGTCGACACCAACCCCGAGCGCCGTGCGGTGGCCGAGCGGCTGGGCGTCGACTTCGCCAGCCCGCAGCACGCCCGTCCCGATGCGGACCTCGTCATCCATGCCAGCGGCAACGCCGAGGGGCTCGCCACTGCGCTGCGGCTCGCCGCCTTCGAAGCCACGGTGCTCGAGATGAGCTGGTACGGCCGGCAGGCCGTCACGCTGCCGCTGGGCGAGGCCTTTCACTCGCGGCGGCTGACGCTCCGGAGCTCGCAGGTCGGCCATGTTTCGCTGCCGCAGCGGGCGCGCTGGAGCCATGGCCGCCGACTGGCGCTGGCGCTGGCGCTGCTGCGCGATCCGGCGCTCGATGCGCTATTGACCGATGCGGCGCCTTTCGAGGAACTGCCGGCGGTGCTGCAGCGCCTGGCCGCCGGGGCGCCACAGACCTTGTGCCATCGCATCGACTATTCCTGA
- a CDS encoding CDP-alcohol phosphatidyltransferase family protein: protein MLARSPDATAPRAARLAALRRDAWREALPCFLLLAALAGWLGRLGEFGIWFQLRSLAVFAAAFALVLASLATHAPNTRFGAANRVTLARLAMVALLAAVIGEPADDAVAWCSIGVAASAALLDALDGPLARHGGLASDFGARFDMETDALLVLVLSLLVVLFGKAGPWIVAAGLMRYFFVMAARPWPWLARALPSSGRRKTVCVVQITSLIVCLGPVVAPPWSNALAAASLVLLAASFAIDIAWLLRHRDIPPETAT, encoded by the coding sequence ATGCTCGCGCGATCCCCCGATGCAACTGCGCCCCGCGCGGCACGGCTTGCAGCACTGCGCCGCGACGCCTGGCGCGAAGCCCTGCCCTGCTTCCTGCTGCTGGCGGCGCTGGCGGGCTGGCTGGGGCGCCTTGGCGAGTTCGGGATCTGGTTCCAGCTCAGATCGCTGGCCGTGTTCGCCGCAGCCTTCGCGCTGGTGCTCGCAAGCCTTGCCACGCACGCGCCGAACACGCGCTTCGGGGCCGCCAACCGGGTGACGCTGGCGCGCCTGGCGATGGTCGCGCTGCTCGCCGCGGTGATCGGCGAGCCGGCCGACGATGCCGTGGCCTGGTGCAGCATCGGGGTCGCCGCCAGCGCGGCGCTGCTCGACGCGCTCGACGGCCCGCTGGCGCGCCACGGCGGCCTGGCCAGCGACTTCGGCGCCCGCTTCGACATGGAAACCGACGCGCTGCTGGTACTGGTGCTTTCGCTGCTGGTCGTGCTTTTCGGCAAGGCCGGCCCCTGGATCGTGGCGGCCGGACTGATGCGCTATTTCTTCGTCATGGCCGCGCGGCCCTGGCCCTGGCTGGCACGCGCCCTGCCATCGAGCGGGCGCCGCAAGACCGTGTGCGTGGTGCAGATCACCAGCCTCATCGTGTGCCTCGGCCCCGTCGTCGCGCCGCCCTGGAGCAACGCCCTCGCAGCCGCGAGCCTCGTCCTGCTGGCGGCCTCTTTCGCGATCGACATCGCCTGGCTGCTGCGGCATCGAGACATTCCACCGGAGACTGCGACATGA
- a CDS encoding YceI family protein, whose amino-acid sequence MKAPAVRPLCAAFLLTLAAASANAEPARYELDPEHLTVGFLVDHIGYAKVLGMFRAARGSYSFDEATAALSQVRIEIDTQSVFSNYAKRDQHLKSADFLNSAEFPRMVFTAANARRTGERSFEIAGQLELLGRTQPLTLSATWNKSGPSPIDKNYIMGVSARGSFKRSAHGMRYGVDNGWVGDEVALIIEFEARRK is encoded by the coding sequence ATGAAAGCTCCCGCTGTCCGCCCGTTGTGCGCAGCCTTCCTGCTGACACTTGCCGCGGCATCCGCCAACGCGGAGCCGGCGCGCTACGAACTCGACCCCGAGCACCTCACGGTTGGTTTTCTGGTCGACCACATCGGCTACGCCAAGGTGCTGGGCATGTTCCGGGCCGCGCGCGGCAGCTACAGCTTCGACGAAGCCACCGCTGCCCTCAGCCAGGTGCGCATCGAGATCGACACCCAAAGCGTGTTCAGCAACTACGCCAAGCGGGACCAGCATCTGAAAAGCGCCGACTTCCTCAACAGCGCCGAGTTTCCGCGCATGGTGTTCACCGCGGCCAATGCCAGGCGCACCGGCGAGCGCAGCTTCGAGATCGCAGGCCAGCTCGAGCTGCTGGGCCGCACACAGCCGCTCACGCTCAGCGCCACCTGGAACAAGAGCGGCCCCTCGCCGATCGACAAGAACTACATCATGGGAGTCTCGGCGCGCGGCAGCTTCAAGCGAAGCGCCCATGGGATGCGCTACGGTGTCGACAACGGCTGGGTCGGCGACGAGGTGGCGCTGATCATCGAGTTCGAGGCCAGGCGCAAATGA